The DNA sequence AAAAAACTAGATTTTTATATCTATCCCAAAAACACCGATTATATCGTTATTTGAGTTTCTTATCGGTGTAGAAATAGTAATGCACGGGTTCTTGGTTATTGCAGATATATATACCCGGGAAATATATTCTTCACCCCTTATGCTCTGCTTAAACCACTCCCTTACAGCCGCATTTGCTATTCCCGCTTCAGGAATAGAGCATATGAATCTGCCTTTAAAGTCATTTGTCCAGGCAGCTTCAATAAATTCATTATTCAAAACAAGTTTACCGAGAAAATCCTTGTGAAGATGTTTATCAAGGGACAAAAAAGCACCATTTTGCTGAAGTTCCTTACTTATTGCTTTAAAAGAATCAGCTGCCTTATCTATAGCGCTTTTATCGGCAACCTTGGCGTTATCCATATCTTCCTCTTCAAATAGCTCAGTAAGATTTTTTGATGCCTGATTCAATCTGCCTCCCATTTCGGCTATATCCTCTATGCTATGCTTCTGCCGGTGTACAGACTCTTTTACTTCTTCAACACTTTTTTCAGTTTTGTGCATTATTCTTTCTACATTTTCAATACTTGCCCCAACATCTCTTGTCAGCGATACCTCCATACTTGAAAGACTGTTGATTTTGTTCACCATATTGAGCACCCTGCCGAAAGATGTATCTATTCTCCCAAGGTTTTCTTCAATATTTTTCGAAACCATTACACCCTTCTCGACCTTTAGGGAATTCGTTCTTACAACATCAAATACACTGTTTATCTCCTCCTGGATGCTCTTAATTAGTTTATTGACATCTTTAACTGCTTCACCTGTATCAATTGCAAGTTTTCCTATTTCATCTGCAACAACAGCAAAGCCCTTCCCGTATTCACCTGCCCGTGCCGATTCTATAGCAGCATTCAGGGCCAGCAGCTGCGTCTGCTTGGATACATTGCTCACTGTCTCCAGAATATGTATGATTTCCTTGGATGTCTGATCCAGTTTATCCATATATTCTATCGTTCCATTAGAAGATTCCTGTATCTCATTTATTATACTTACAATCTCAAGTATCTCTTCCATGCTGTTTTTTATTACTCTGTCAGAAGACTTGCTTGTATATTCCATTTCATTTATTGTACTGCTTGCGTCCTCAAGTATGTCAATTATGCTTTTGACTCCCGATAAAGTACTGTTTATGTTATCATTGGCCTCACTGCTGAGAGCAGCCATCTCTTTAGCCTCAGCATATAGCTGTTGTGCAAATGCATTATTCTCATCCAAAGTTATGTTAAGTTGTTCTGATACAGATGAGACCTGGCTGGAAGCTACCTGAACCTCATAGTTGAACCTGTTGAGCTCTGTCTTCAGTCTTACAATAGTATCATTCAACTTTTCTATTGGCTCTTCGGCTGCTTTATATGTAAATAGAGCAACTCCCAGCATTACTGCCGTATAGACAGCAATACCCAGCCATGAATGAGAAAATGGCAGATATAAAAAGAAAACTACGGAAAACGCTGCAAAAATCAATTGAATTACAGGTATTTTGTACTTAATCATATTATCTCCTCCTACTAACCGGCAAAAGCACCTTTGCTGTTTTAATATTCTCTTAAACATGAAAACTGCTGAATATGTGCAGTGTTTCATAGCATCAAGACCGCACATATGAAATTTCAATGATTTTATTCCCCGGAAGTTCTCCCTAAAACAAAAAAACGCCTGAATACAGAAAAATCCTGTAGTCAAACGCCTTTGGTTATATCATCATTGATATTGTTTTTATTTAGTTCATTTTATCATGTATACATAAATTATTCAATAAAAAACTGTTTTTTGTCGCTTTTAGTCGAATTTAGACATGCTTTAAATTATTGCATACTTTTCTCTTCCGGATTCATACATGTTTTGTCCATAGGAATCAATAATCACTGTAGCCGGAAAATCTTTTACAGTCAGCCTTCTGATAGCTTCAGGCCCAAGCTCCGGAAAAGCTATAACTTCTTCCTTGACTATAGATTTTGCTATAAGAGCTCCTGCACCTCCTATAGCCCCAAAGTAGACAGCCCCATATTCCTTCATTGCAGAAATTACTTCTCCGCTTCTTAATCCCTTCCCCACCATACCTGAAAGTCCGAGTTTTATAAGTTCAGGCGCATAAGCATCCATTCTGCTGCTTGTAGTAGGACCTGCAGATCCAATAACTTCACCTTCTCTTGCAGGGCATGGACCTACATAGTATATGATTTGTCCTTTGATATCAAAAGGTAACTCTTTTCCCTCCTGCAAAAGACCTATCATTTTCTTGTGTGCAGCATCCCTCGCTGCATATATGACACCATTTAGTTTTACTATATCACCAGCTTTTAGTGATCTTATCTGTTCTGTAGACAAAGGTGCCTCTACATTACATATCATGTTATATCCCCCAATCAGTTTACAGTCAATCAAAACTTATATAATAAACCTTTATAGCAATGCTTAGCCGGTAGAACACTTACCGTTAATTCTTAAGCGTATTTATTTGCCCTGCTTGCCAAATCACCTTCACTCTTACAAATACTAGTATGAACAGTCTTAGTATAAACACCTCAGATTGTTGCCTCAGCGTGTCGCGTAGCATGACAATTAATGTTTACCGCTACAGGCAAGCCGGCTATATGTGTCGGGAACACCTCAACATTTACTGCCAGTGCCGTAATCCTGCCACCCAGACCTGAAGGTCCTATCCCCAATTTATTAATACTATCCAGCATTTCTTTCTCAAGATTTTTTACGTACTCAACGTTACTACTTTCATCTATAGGTCTCAATAGCGCTTTTTTTGCCAGCATAGCAACCTTTTCCATCGTCCCTCCGATTCCTACTCCTACCACCATTGGCGGGCATGGATTAGGCCCTGCGTTATCCACTGTACTAAGAATAAACTTTTTTACACCTTCTATTCCGTCTGAAGGTTTAAGCATTTTTAAAGCGCTCATATTTTCGCTTCCAAAGCCTTTTGGGGCAACAGTAATTTTTACTTTATCCCCTTCCACTATATTATAATGTATTATGGCAGGTGTGTTATCCCCAGTGTTTACCCGTTCAATAGGGTCCTTGACAACAGACTTTCTTAAGTACCCGTTTTTATATCCCCTCCTGACCCCTTCATTTACCGCATCGGTCAGACTTCCACCGGATATGTATACTTCCTGTCCTACATCTAAAAAAACTACAGCCATGCCTGTATCCTGGCATATAGCCATCTTTTCCTCTTTAGCTATCCCTGCATTCTCAATAATCTGTTCAAGGATACTTCGCCCTATATCAGATTCTTCTTTGTGCAAACCATCTTCCAGAGCCGTAAGAATATCCCGATTCAGGTAGTAGTTTGCATCTATACATAGCTTCTCAACTATATTCACTATTTGATCTGTACTGATTGTTCTCATAACCCCTCCAAAACAAAACCATTATTATTGACAGTCTTCTGTTTGTAAAAGTAAATATTCATGCGCTTTCAACGTACTTATCCGTACTACTGCGTAAAATTGCTAATACATAATGATTTTATTATAGACAAAAATAAAAAGCAAGGAAAAGGCTGCCATTCTTTTCCCTGCCTTTATTCAAAAGCTTCAATCATACAGCTGTCTTATCATAATTTCCTTCAAGCTCAAGTACTTTTTGCTCTATCTCTCTATACTTGCTCATCAGTAGTTTATCGTTCTCCCAATTAACAATAGGTTTTACTTTCTGCAATTTCACTTTTATTATGTATAGCTCTCCATTTATTTGTTTCTGCCCTTGCATGTCCAGTGTTTTATACTCGTTCAGCTCTGTTTCTATGGAAGACAAGAATATTTTAACGTTATCCAACTTGTCTTTAAAGCCTCCTATACGGCTAAAAAACATATTTTGGGTGGTTTGTATGTCTTCTAGCTGTTTGTTAACCTTCTGGAGTCCCTCGTCAAAGTCTTCAAACTTTTTATCTATGTTTTGCAACTTATTATTAAGACTTTCAAACTTTTTATTGAATTCTTCCTTATCTTTGTTATATCTCTCCATAAATGATTGAAACAAATTATTATCCATGTCCACACCCACTATTTTCTAAATTAATTTCCAATATAACCTTGCGGTATATTTTACCATTTTTATATCATATTTACACATATAGGTACAACATATTTCCTAGACATCCTCACCAAATATAGGCAGTTTTTTGTGTGTTTAAGGAAATAATATGATTAATGTGCAGATAAGTTGTATTCTGCCATAAGGACATAACAGAAGAGAGTATAGGGCCTGAAAGCCTTTAACTTCAAGATCAGAGCTTAATGGCATGATGCATTAATCTTGATAATAACTGCCTATCAGTTGATTAATAAACAAATATCAAGCAATGAATAGAAATAGCAGGCTAAAATATTCCCATTATTCCAATTAGGCTTTAGCAAATAAGACTTTAAAAGGAATTTTGAGTATAATATCTTATGGAAGACGGTAATTGTTATTTATTTATATAGATGCTTCCATTGATAATAAATACTTAATTCAGGAAGGAGTTTTAGTATTGAGTACTCCCCGAAATATCTTAGTGTGTGTTACTCAGCAAAAGACATGTGAGAGGCTTATAAGGGAGGCCGCCAAATTAAGGGATGATCATAATAGTGAATTGTTTATTATTCATGTTGCGAAAAACGGATGGAATTTCCTCGACAACATAAAGGAAGGTGAAGCACTAGAATATCTTTTTGCTATTTCAAAATCGGTTGGGGCAAACCTTACAGTTTTAAAATCTGATGAAATAATAAATACTATAATAGGTTTTATTAATGAAAATAATATCGGGCATGTAGTTATGGGACAATCTCCAGGTGATCATAAGGAAAATAATTTCTCCCGTCAATTAAAAAGGGCTCTAAGCGATATAGAAATTTTGATTATTCCATAATACGATCAAACATCTCTATTATAGGCTATAAAAAATCAAAGGCAGGTTTATGGAAATACATGTTGTAGTTAAATTATTACATAATTTTCATTATTTAGGATGTAAAACCATAAAAAACCTAAAAAAAAATAGTTCTTGAATACTAATTTATCGTGAAAGGCTTGACTTAGCGCCACTTTCATTATAAAATAATGTCGAATTCCAAATATAGGAGGTTATTTAAATGAACAAGACAGATTTAGTAAACTCAATTGCTTCTATTTCCGGATTAAACAAGAAAAACAGCGAAGCTGCTCTTAACGCTTTTATAGCATCTGTAGAGGGTGCCCTTAAGAAAGGTGACAAGGTTGTACTCGTTGGTTTCGGTACTTTTGAAGTTAGAAAAAGAGCTGCTAGAAAAGGAAGAAATCCACAGACTAAGAAAGAAATCACTATCCCAGCATCAAATGCTCCAGTATTTAAAGCAGGCAAAGGCTTAAAAGATAAAGTTAACAAATAATATTACATAGAAAAAACCATCTCACAGACTGGGATG is a window from the Clostridia bacterium genome containing:
- a CDS encoding methyl-accepting chemotaxis protein encodes the protein MIKYKIPVIQLIFAAFSVVFFLYLPFSHSWLGIAVYTAVMLGVALFTYKAAEEPIEKLNDTIVRLKTELNRFNYEVQVASSQVSSVSEQLNITLDENNAFAQQLYAEAKEMAALSSEANDNINSTLSGVKSIIDILEDASSTINEMEYTSKSSDRVIKNSMEEILEIVSIINEIQESSNGTIEYMDKLDQTSKEIIHILETVSNVSKQTQLLALNAAIESARAGEYGKGFAVVADEIGKLAIDTGEAVKDVNKLIKSIQEEINSVFDVVRTNSLKVEKGVMVSKNIEENLGRIDTSFGRVLNMVNKINSLSSMEVSLTRDVGASIENVERIMHKTEKSVEEVKESVHRQKHSIEDIAEMGGRLNQASKNLTELFEEEDMDNAKVADKSAIDKAADSFKAISKELQQNGAFLSLDKHLHKDFLGKLVLNNEFIEAAWTNDFKGRFICSIPEAGIANAAVREWFKQSIRGEEYISRVYISAITKNPCITISTPIRNSNNDIIGVFGIDIKI
- a CDS encoding Fe-S-containing hydro-lyase yields the protein MICNVEAPLSTEQIRSLKAGDIVKLNGVIYAARDAAHKKMIGLLQEGKELPFDIKGQIIYYVGPCPAREGEVIGSAGPTTSSRMDAYAPELIKLGLSGMVGKGLRSGEVISAMKEYGAVYFGAIGGAGALIAKSIVKEEVIAFPELGPEAIRRLTVKDFPATVIIDSYGQNMYESGREKYAII
- a CDS encoding fumarate hydratase — protein: MRTISTDQIVNIVEKLCIDANYYLNRDILTALEDGLHKEESDIGRSILEQIIENAGIAKEEKMAICQDTGMAVVFLDVGQEVYISGGSLTDAVNEGVRRGYKNGYLRKSVVKDPIERVNTGDNTPAIIHYNIVEGDKVKITVAPKGFGSENMSALKMLKPSDGIEGVKKFILSTVDNAGPNPCPPMVVGVGIGGTMEKVAMLAKKALLRPIDESSNVEYVKNLEKEMLDSINKLGIGPSGLGGRITALAVNVEVFPTHIAGLPVAVNINCHATRHAEATI
- a CDS encoding universal stress protein UspA; the encoded protein is MSTPRNILVCVTQQKTCERLIREAAKLRDDHNSELFIIHVAKNGWNFLDNIKEGEALEYLFAISKSVGANLTVLKSDEIINTIIGFINENNIGHVVMGQSPGDHKENNFSRQLKRALSDIEILIIP
- a CDS encoding HU family DNA-binding protein; its protein translation is MNKTDLVNSIASISGLNKKNSEAALNAFIASVEGALKKGDKVVLVGFGTFEVRKRAARKGRNPQTKKEITIPASNAPVFKAGKGLKDKVNK